The following nucleotide sequence is from Flavobacterium sp. N1736.
ATCAAAAAGCTTAAATAAAAACATAAAGACGTCATTATTTTATGGTTTCAGCATTTAGCAAAAATTATAAATTATTTAAAAGAGAATTATGATAATAAAAAAACCGTCTAAATCAAGTCTAGACGGTTTAATCCTTTTATCACTTTCTTCTAAAAGCTTACTAATTCAAAATAGTTAAAAATAAATATAAGGAGTCATTTTTGAAATTTTATATATCAATGAGGCTGTAATAAATCTGTAGCAAAAATACGACTTGATATAAGTTTTAATTTGGTACAATAAGTTCAAAAAGCAATAAAAAAAGCCAATAGTTTTACAACTATCGGCTTTTATTTTAAATACTAGAATTGCTATAAAATTACAAAGGAGTTTGCTCAATTAATGGATTTGCATCAATTTCTGCTTGCGGAACCTGAAATATAAATCTGTTATCTCCAACAGGAATATTCAGTTTTCCAAATGCAGGATGATTGGAGCCCGGATAATCTCTCGTAAGGGCAACGCCCAAACGTTTCATATCAAACCAGGCATATCCTTCTCCCCATAATTCAATTCTTTTTTGAAGAATAATTTCATTTATTAAGGCAGCACCACTATTTACAGATAGCACATAGGCCGGATCTCTTGTTATCGTAATATCATACAAGGCTTGTCTTGCTGCCGGCTCATTTCCTGCTTTGGCAAGGGCTTCTGCTTCAATATAATATAATGCAGCAGATCTTAAATAGATATAATCTCCTGAATCTATCGTTGGATCTCTAAATTTAATATTAGCATATTCAGGCAGTGCAGGATAAGTTGCATTTCCTCCCGGTGCTACAAAAGCAGTTTTTCTAAAATCTGTATTTGAGATACTATTGTAAAGATTTTTATCTATGTTTTTATAAACCTGCAAACCACCTGCATATCCGGAATCATTTGTATTATCAAAATGAGAAAAGAAACTGGCCACGAAAGTACTTTGTGCCGAAGTTATAGTTGCCCCCCACATTACATCCTTATTAAGTGAAAGATCGTAAAAACCATTTAACCATTCACTTTGTGTCAACAATGGATAATTTTGTCTTGCATCATGTGCCAGTGGAGCTGCTTGTGCATATTTTCCCATTTCAAGATAAACATCGGCTAAAAAAGCTTTTGCAACACTTTGGTTTACGGCGGCTGTGCCAGAAGAAGGAATACCATCTAATAAAGCAATAGATTCTAATAAGTCATGTTCTATAACGGCATAAACTTCGGTAACTTTTGCTCTAGGAGCGCCATCTAATGTTACTGCAGTATAAAGTGGTACAGAAAGTTCATCTTCATTTCCAATATATGTTGGTCCATATATACGTGCCAGCATAAAATAGAAATAGCCTCTTAAAGTTAAAGCTTCTCCTCTAATTTTTTTCAAATCATCAGTAATTGCCGCCTCAGCCGGAACTGCGGTTAATACAACATTTAGAGTTTTAATTTGTGGATAATAAACGCTCCATGCCAATCTGGATCTGGTGTTTGTTTGCTGTCTTCCTAAATAATTATAAAAAGAAGCATACCAGCTTGATTTGGTCATTAACATATCGTTTGACATCATATCTGTCGCTACAAGTATCGATTTGTGCCCATAATCTTCGTGGTTACCGGCTACAGACAAACCATAAGATCGAAGTGCAGAATAAACTCCATTTATAATTGCCGCATTTGCTGCCGCAGATGTAGCAAGCTGTTCATCGTTAATAGTTGATTCAGGTACTGTGTCAAGAAATTCTTTCTCACAACTTGTCGATATTAACAAGGATAAGGTAAGTATAATTATTTTTTTCATGTTTTTAGAAATTTACTGTTAAACCAAATGAAACTGTTCTCATTACCCCATAAACATTCAATGACTGTCCGTTATTCGTTCTTGAGCCCAGATTGTTTAGTCTTGGATCCATCCCTTTTCTTTCTGACCATAATGCTAAATTAGATCCCATTAAACTAAATTTTGTAGATTGAATTCCAAGATCCAAAAGTCTGCTGTTTTTAAAATCATAAGACAAGGAAATATCCTGAATACTTAAATAGTCGGATTTAATTAAGAAGTAATCTGAAGCAGACATTTGCAGGGTCGAAATATGATCAATTCTTGGAATATCAGAATTTGGATTATCAACAGACCATGCTTTTTCTACATCTTTATGATAATTTTGTCCAATATTGTCAGAGCCGGAATACATGGCAGTCTGATAAACTCCATCAAACATATATCCGCCAAACTGATACGCAAAACTTGCCTGAAAAGTTATGTTTTTATATCTAAATACAGTTCCAAATCCACCGTAAACGTCTGGATTTGCATCTTTATCACTTAAATATTGGGTTGAATTTCCATAAACATTTGTTGTAGTTCTGCCCGTTACGTTTCCTGAAGCATCTTTTACATCCATATACCACAATGCATCTCCATTTGTTTTATCAACGCCGGCAAATTCTCTTAAATAATAGGCATACGCAGGAGCACCAACTTCAAAACGGAATATTCCATTTGTAAAAGGCTTTGGCAATGCTGTTATTTCATTTTTGTAATGTGTTCCATTTACCCAAATATTAAAATCGATGTCTTCCGTTTTAATGGCATCAATTCCTAAGTTTACCTCTACACCTTTGTTATTCATGTCACCAATATTCTCTGTAACAAAAGAAACTCCGGTTGATGGTGAATTTGGTCGGTTGTAGATCAGATCACTTACTTTTCGTTCAAAATATTCTGCTTCGATATTAACTCTGTTGAATAATTCAATTTCAAAACCAACATTCATATTTTGCGATTTCTCCCATTTAATATCTCTATTTCCCTGATATACGGTAAGAACACTTGCGTTTCCGTCAGCATCAGGTACTATTTCATATTGCGTTTGATAGGCATAGTAATTTCTTGCGCTTCCAAAATAA
It contains:
- a CDS encoding RagB/SusD family nutrient uptake outer membrane protein; amino-acid sequence: MKKIIILTLSLLISTSCEKEFLDTVPESTINDEQLATSAAANAAIINGVYSALRSYGLSVAGNHEDYGHKSILVATDMMSNDMLMTKSSWYASFYNYLGRQQTNTRSRLAWSVYYPQIKTLNVVLTAVPAEAAITDDLKKIRGEALTLRGYFYFMLARIYGPTYIGNEDELSVPLYTAVTLDGAPRAKVTEVYAVIEHDLLESIALLDGIPSSGTAAVNQSVAKAFLADVYLEMGKYAQAAPLAHDARQNYPLLTQSEWLNGFYDLSLNKDVMWGATITSAQSTFVASFFSHFDNTNDSGYAGGLQVYKNIDKNLYNSISNTDFRKTAFVAPGGNATYPALPEYANIKFRDPTIDSGDYIYLRSAALYYIEAEALAKAGNEPAARQALYDITITRDPAYVLSVNSGAALINEIILQKRIELWGEGYAWFDMKRLGVALTRDYPGSNHPAFGKLNIPVGDNRFIFQVPQAEIDANPLIEQTPL